A part of Paenarthrobacter sp. A20 genomic DNA contains:
- a CDS encoding TetR/AcrR family transcriptional regulator, producing the protein MPRKPVARDAVLDAYEALLIEVGERAATLDAVAKRAGVSKGGLLYHFPNKESLISALLERLDQLAEQDIERMRAAPDGAAAYFIRTSLWAGTPMDRAFVAATRLAEVAHEETRRRFAGIQKQWLDVLAKDVGPEVAKAVSYMGDGLYFNAMFEGGQDDGNAGREADVEILLGVLDRLRK; encoded by the coding sequence ATGCCACGAAAACCAGTTGCCCGGGATGCCGTCCTGGATGCCTACGAAGCCCTCCTCATAGAGGTAGGGGAACGGGCTGCCACGCTCGACGCCGTCGCCAAGCGGGCCGGGGTCTCCAAGGGTGGGCTGCTGTACCACTTCCCCAACAAGGAATCGCTGATCAGTGCCTTGCTGGAACGACTGGACCAACTGGCTGAACAGGACATTGAGCGGATGAGGGCCGCGCCGGACGGTGCTGCCGCGTACTTCATCCGGACGTCCCTGTGGGCCGGGACTCCGATGGACCGTGCGTTTGTGGCCGCGACCCGCCTGGCCGAGGTTGCCCATGAAGAAACCCGCCGCAGGTTTGCCGGAATCCAAAAGCAATGGCTCGATGTCCTGGCCAAGGATGTGGGACCCGAGGTCGCCAAGGCCGTCAGTTACATGGGTGACGGGCTGTATTTCAACGCAATGTTCGAAGGCGGCCAGGACGACGGCAACGCAGGCCGGGAGGCCGACGTCGAAATCCTGTTGGGAGTCCTGGACCGGCTGCGGAAGTAG
- the gcvP gene encoding aminomethyl-transferring glycine dehydrogenase, with amino-acid sequence MTVSSASTTFVDRHIGARRQADIETMLKSVGYDTVDSLVDTAVPNDIRQDVALTLQNALSEVEVLAELRKLASKNKTAVQMIGQGYYDTVTPPVIRRNILESPAWYTAYTPYQPEISQGRLEALLNFQTMVQDLVGLPIANASLLDEATAVAEAVLMMRRANKNKAAQDGKTVLDADCLPQTIAIVKGRAEALGFDVEVADLSLGLPEGAINGVVLQQPGVSGRVFDHSAVIAEAKERGALVTVAADLLSLTLITPPGEQGADIAVGSAQRLGVPLFFGGPHAAYMAVQKGLERSMPGRLVGVSKDDAGVPAYRLALQTREQHIRREKATSNICTAQALLAIVASMYAVYHGPEGLKAIAETAHGHARTLAASLKAAGVEVLHGSFFDTITVRVPGKAAAIVAAAEAKGINLRGVDADTVGISVDETTTTAVVADVASVFGASVLESADGFALEGSVERTSDFMQHPVFNTHRSETQLLRYIRKLSDRDLALDRTMIPLGSCTMKLNATAEMEAISWPEFASIHPFAPDSQTEGWRELITDLEAQLTEITGYDQVSIQPNAGSQGELAGLLAIRGYHLSNGDDQRNVCLIPASAHGTNAASAVLAGMKVVVVATAPDGTIDHVDLKNKIEANRDALSAIMITYPSTHGVYDADVREVCDAIHEAGGQVYIDGANLNALVGLAQPGKFGGDVSHLNLHKTFCIPHGGGGPGVGPVAAKAHLAPFMPGDAASWTEGNDVPISASRFGSAGVLPISWAYVKLMGGQGLTEATKSALLAANYIASRLNDHFPVLYTGEGGLVAHECILDLRELTAKTGVTAEDVAKRLIDFGFHAPTLAFPVAGTLMVEPTESEDLVEIDRFIEAMITIRKEIDQVANGDFAVENSPLRKAPHTAAAVVSSDWDRAYPREQAAFPVHHLKQDKYFPPVGRIDGAAGDRNLVCSCPPIEDFEN; translated from the coding sequence GTGACGGTTAGTTCTGCCTCCACCACCTTCGTCGATCGGCATATCGGCGCACGCCGCCAGGCCGACATTGAGACCATGCTCAAGTCCGTCGGCTACGACACCGTTGATTCGCTGGTCGACACCGCCGTTCCGAACGACATCCGCCAGGACGTCGCCCTCACACTGCAAAACGCGCTGAGTGAAGTGGAGGTCCTGGCAGAGCTGCGCAAACTTGCGTCCAAGAACAAGACCGCTGTCCAGATGATCGGCCAGGGCTACTACGACACCGTGACGCCGCCGGTGATCCGCCGCAACATCCTTGAATCCCCGGCCTGGTACACCGCCTACACCCCGTACCAGCCGGAAATCTCCCAGGGCCGCCTCGAAGCACTCTTGAACTTCCAGACCATGGTCCAGGACCTGGTTGGCCTGCCGATCGCCAACGCCTCCCTGCTGGATGAAGCAACGGCCGTGGCCGAGGCCGTCCTGATGATGCGCCGCGCCAACAAGAACAAGGCCGCCCAGGACGGCAAGACCGTTCTTGACGCCGACTGCCTGCCGCAGACCATCGCCATTGTGAAGGGCCGCGCCGAAGCCCTCGGCTTCGACGTTGAGGTCGCCGACCTCTCGCTCGGTCTCCCGGAAGGCGCCATCAACGGCGTCGTCCTGCAGCAGCCCGGCGTTTCGGGACGCGTGTTCGACCACTCTGCCGTCATTGCTGAAGCCAAGGAACGCGGCGCGCTGGTTACTGTTGCTGCCGACCTCCTGTCCCTGACGCTCATCACCCCTCCGGGTGAGCAGGGCGCCGATATCGCTGTTGGTTCCGCGCAGCGCTTGGGCGTTCCGCTGTTCTTCGGCGGCCCGCACGCCGCGTACATGGCCGTCCAGAAGGGCCTGGAGCGTTCCATGCCCGGCCGTCTGGTGGGCGTTTCCAAGGACGACGCCGGTGTCCCCGCCTACCGCTTGGCGCTGCAGACCCGCGAGCAGCACATCCGCCGCGAGAAGGCTACCTCCAACATCTGTACCGCCCAGGCACTCCTCGCCATCGTGGCCTCGATGTACGCCGTCTACCACGGCCCGGAAGGCCTGAAGGCGATCGCCGAGACCGCCCACGGCCACGCCCGGACCCTCGCAGCGTCGCTGAAGGCTGCCGGCGTCGAGGTCCTCCACGGTTCCTTCTTCGACACCATCACCGTCCGCGTCCCCGGCAAGGCTGCCGCGATCGTGGCCGCTGCGGAAGCGAAGGGCATCAACCTCCGCGGCGTTGACGCTGACACGGTGGGCATCTCGGTTGATGAGACCACGACGACGGCGGTTGTCGCCGACGTCGCGTCGGTCTTCGGCGCTTCGGTGCTTGAGTCCGCTGATGGCTTTGCGCTTGAGGGCTCTGTTGAGCGCACGAGCGACTTCATGCAGCACCCGGTGTTCAACACGCACCGCTCCGAAACCCAGCTCCTCCGCTACATCCGCAAGCTCTCTGACCGCGACCTCGCACTGGATCGCACCATGATCCCGCTGGGCTCGTGCACCATGAAGCTCAACGCCACCGCTGAGATGGAAGCCATTTCCTGGCCGGAGTTCGCTTCGATCCATCCGTTCGCCCCGGATTCCCAGACCGAAGGCTGGCGCGAACTCATCACCGACCTTGAGGCCCAGCTGACCGAGATCACTGGTTACGACCAGGTCTCCATCCAGCCGAACGCCGGCTCCCAGGGTGAGCTCGCCGGCCTCCTGGCCATCCGCGGCTACCACCTCTCCAACGGCGATGACCAGCGCAACGTATGCCTCATCCCCGCCTCGGCGCACGGCACCAACGCTGCCTCCGCAGTGCTCGCGGGCATGAAGGTAGTGGTTGTCGCCACCGCACCCGATGGCACCATCGACCACGTTGACCTCAAGAACAAGATCGAGGCCAACAGGGACGCCCTCTCGGCCATCATGATCACCTACCCGTCCACGCATGGTGTGTACGACGCCGACGTCCGCGAAGTCTGCGACGCCATCCATGAAGCCGGCGGCCAGGTGTACATCGACGGCGCCAACCTCAACGCACTCGTGGGCCTGGCCCAGCCGGGCAAGTTCGGCGGGGACGTTTCCCACTTGAACCTGCACAAGACCTTCTGCATCCCGCACGGCGGTGGCGGACCCGGCGTTGGCCCCGTAGCAGCCAAGGCACACCTCGCTCCGTTCATGCCGGGTGACGCCGCATCCTGGACCGAAGGCAACGACGTCCCGATTTCCGCGTCCCGTTTCGGTTCCGCCGGCGTCCTGCCGATTTCCTGGGCGTACGTGAAGCTGATGGGTGGCCAGGGCCTCACCGAAGCGACCAAGTCCGCGCTGCTGGCTGCGAACTACATCGCTTCGCGCCTCAACGACCACTTCCCGGTCCTCTACACCGGCGAAGGCGGACTCGTAGCGCACGAGTGCATCCTTGACCTGCGCGAACTGACGGCCAAGACCGGCGTCACGGCTGAAGACGTGGCCAAGCGCCTCATCGACTTCGGCTTCCACGCACCCACCCTCGCGTTCCCGGTTGCCGGCACGTTGATGGTGGAGCCCACCGAGTCCGAAGACCTCGTGGAGATCGACCGCTTCATCGAAGCCATGATCACCATCCGCAAGGAAATCGACCAGGTTGCCAACGGAGACTTCGCCGTTGAGAACTCGCCGCTGCGCAAGGCACCCCACACTGCTGCCGCCGTCGTAAGTTCTGATTGGGACCGCGCGTACCCGCGCGAGCAGGCCGCCTTCCCGGTCCACCACCTCAAGCAGGACAAGTACTTCCCGCCTGTCGGCCGCATCGATGGCGCAGCGGGAGACCGCAACCTGGTCTGCTCCTGCCCTCCGATCGAAGACTTCGAAAACTAA
- the gcvT gene encoding glycine cleavage system aminomethyltransferase GcvT has translation MTENYTALYEEHKKLGASFTDFGGWQMPLKYSSELAEHHAVRKSAGLFDLSHMGEVWVTGPEAAAFLDFALVGKISAMSDGKAKYSLICQEDGGIIDDLITYRRGSEKFLVVPNAGNAAVVAEALLERAAGFDVAVEDASAETSLIAVQGPLAEAILLRLVPAEQHALVTELKYYAAVEVPFTFDGGTQDLLLARTGYTGEDGFEIFVANDSAAALWQAIADVAEEGELTPAGLASRDSLRLEAGMPLYGNELSREGNPFAAGLGPVVALSKEGDFVGKDALAALKADGAGATSGRKLVGLKGLGRRAGRGHYPVLKDGAVVGEVTSGQPSPTLGYPVALAYVDVEHSGLGTALDIDLRGKSEPFEVVALPFYKRQK, from the coding sequence ATGACTGAGAACTACACCGCTCTCTACGAAGAGCACAAGAAGCTCGGCGCGTCCTTCACCGACTTCGGTGGCTGGCAGATGCCGCTCAAGTACTCCTCCGAACTGGCCGAGCACCACGCAGTCCGCAAATCCGCCGGCCTGTTCGACCTCTCCCACATGGGCGAAGTCTGGGTCACCGGTCCGGAGGCTGCTGCGTTCCTCGACTTCGCCCTGGTGGGAAAGATCTCCGCCATGTCCGACGGCAAGGCCAAGTACTCGCTGATCTGCCAGGAAGACGGCGGCATCATCGATGACCTCATCACATACCGTCGCGGTTCCGAGAAGTTCCTGGTGGTTCCAAACGCGGGCAACGCTGCCGTTGTCGCCGAAGCCCTTCTGGAGCGAGCGGCCGGTTTCGACGTCGCGGTTGAGGACGCTTCGGCCGAAACTTCACTCATTGCAGTGCAGGGCCCGCTCGCCGAAGCCATCCTGCTGCGCTTGGTTCCGGCCGAACAGCACGCACTGGTCACCGAACTGAAGTACTACGCGGCAGTTGAAGTCCCGTTCACGTTCGACGGCGGCACTCAAGACCTGCTGTTGGCCCGCACCGGATACACCGGCGAAGACGGCTTCGAGATCTTCGTGGCGAACGATTCCGCCGCAGCCCTGTGGCAAGCCATCGCCGACGTTGCTGAGGAAGGCGAACTCACTCCCGCCGGCCTGGCTTCCCGTGACTCACTGCGTCTCGAAGCCGGCATGCCCCTCTACGGCAACGAGCTCTCCCGCGAAGGCAACCCCTTCGCTGCAGGGCTCGGCCCGGTGGTGGCGCTGTCCAAGGAAGGCGACTTCGTCGGCAAGGACGCACTCGCTGCCCTCAAGGCTGACGGGGCCGGTGCCACCAGCGGGCGCAAGCTCGTGGGCCTCAAGGGCTTGGGACGCCGCGCCGGACGCGGCCACTACCCGGTCCTCAAGGACGGTGCAGTGGTTGGCGAAGTGACCTCCGGCCAGCCCAGCCCCACGCTCGGCTACCCGGTAGCGTTGGCGTATGTCGACGTCGAGCACTCTGGTCTGGGTACCGCGTTGGACATCGACCTGCGGGGTAAGAGCGAGCCGTTCGAAGTCGTCGCACTGCCGTTCTACAAGCGCCAAAAGTAA
- the gcvH gene encoding glycine cleavage system protein GcvH, which translates to MPKVAPELQYSDEHEWVSRGEGNSVSVGISEVATDALGDIVYVDLPEVGSTVTAGETCGEVESTKSVSDLYSPVTGEVTEINDAVVGDPALINSDPYGAGWLFKVAAESDGPLLSAEEYASKNGGDLS; encoded by the coding sequence ATGCCCAAAGTAGCGCCCGAACTTCAGTACTCCGACGAGCACGAGTGGGTCTCCCGCGGCGAAGGGAACTCGGTATCCGTCGGCATCTCCGAGGTTGCCACCGACGCTCTGGGTGACATCGTGTACGTTGACCTGCCCGAGGTTGGCTCCACGGTCACCGCTGGCGAGACCTGCGGCGAAGTTGAGTCCACCAAGTCCGTCTCGGACCTGTACTCGCCGGTCACCGGTGAGGTCACGGAGATCAACGACGCAGTTGTCGGCGACCCCGCACTGATCAACAGCGACCCTTACGGTGCCGGCTGGCTCTTCAAGGTCGCCGCTGAGTCCGACGGCCCGCTGCTCTCTGCCGAGGAATACGCCTCCAAGAATGGCGGAGACCTCTCCTAA
- a CDS encoding L-serine ammonia-lyase translates to MAVGVFDLFSVGIGPSSSHTVGPMRAGAVFARELRESGVLDSVVGLRVDLYGSLAATGRGHGTFTAVLLGLEGFDPELILPEEVEERLAMIAETGVLNLAGASGEGVELPYAVEDMVLHPLTVLPRHTNGMKFAVSDAEGNVLREATFFSVGGGFIVREGEENAAQQELEESKKELPLPFRTAAELMGRCASKGLGISDIMFINERASRSEEEIREGLLHIWSVMEACVETSLKREGVLPGGLRVRRRAPDWLERLLKEDKDRNDPKYWQEWVNLIALAVNEENASGGRVVTAPTNGAAGIIPAVLYYALNYAPGMDQATQADRDDVVVKFLLAAGAVGVLYKEQASISGAEVGCQGEVGSASSMAAAGLAEVMGGTPGQVENAAEIAMEHNLGLTCDPIGGLVQIPCIERNAIAAAKAINATKMALWGDGTHRVSLDEVIVTMRETGKDMSHKYKETAMGGLAVNVVEC, encoded by the coding sequence ATGGCTGTTGGTGTTTTCGATCTGTTCTCTGTGGGTATTGGTCCGTCGAGTTCTCATACTGTGGGGCCGATGCGGGCCGGGGCGGTGTTTGCCCGCGAGCTGCGTGAGTCCGGCGTGCTCGATTCCGTGGTGGGCTTGAGGGTTGATCTTTACGGCTCATTGGCTGCGACGGGCAGAGGCCATGGGACGTTCACCGCAGTGTTGCTGGGACTGGAGGGCTTCGACCCTGAGCTCATTCTGCCTGAGGAGGTGGAGGAGCGGTTGGCCATGATCGCTGAGACGGGTGTGCTGAACCTGGCCGGTGCGTCCGGTGAAGGTGTGGAGCTGCCGTATGCGGTGGAGGATATGGTGTTGCATCCGTTGACGGTGTTGCCGCGGCATACGAACGGGATGAAGTTTGCTGTCTCTGATGCTGAGGGGAATGTTCTGCGGGAGGCGACGTTCTTCTCGGTCGGTGGTGGGTTCATTGTCCGTGAGGGTGAGGAGAACGCGGCCCAGCAGGAGTTGGAGGAGTCCAAGAAGGAGTTGCCGTTGCCTTTTAGGACGGCGGCGGAGTTGATGGGCCGGTGTGCGTCCAAGGGGTTGGGGATCAGCGACATCATGTTCATCAACGAGCGGGCGTCCCGGTCGGAGGAGGAGATCCGGGAGGGTTTGCTGCATATCTGGTCGGTGATGGAGGCCTGTGTTGAAACGAGTTTGAAGCGTGAGGGTGTGTTGCCTGGTGGGTTGCGGGTCCGGCGTCGTGCTCCTGATTGGTTGGAGCGGTTGCTGAAGGAGGATAAGGACCGGAACGATCCGAAGTATTGGCAGGAGTGGGTGAACCTGATCGCCCTGGCTGTCAATGAGGAGAACGCTTCGGGTGGCCGGGTGGTGACGGCGCCGACGAATGGTGCGGCGGGGATTATCCCGGCGGTGCTGTATTACGCGTTGAATTATGCTCCGGGCATGGATCAGGCTACCCAGGCTGATAGGGATGATGTGGTGGTGAAGTTCCTGCTCGCTGCTGGTGCTGTGGGTGTGTTGTACAAGGAGCAGGCCTCTATTTCGGGGGCTGAGGTGGGTTGTCAGGGTGAGGTGGGTTCGGCGTCGTCGATGGCTGCTGCTGGGTTGGCTGAGGTGATGGGTGGTACGCCGGGTCAGGTGGAGAACGCTGCGGAGATCGCGATGGAACATAACCTGGGGCTCACGTGTGATCCGATCGGGGGGTTGGTGCAGATTCCGTGTATTGAGCGGAACGCGATCGCTGCGGCGAAGGCGATCAATGCTACGAAGATGGCGCTCTGGGGTGACGGGACGCACCGGGTTTCCCTGGACGAGGTGATCGTGACCATGCGGGAGACGGGCAAGGACATGTCCCATAAGTACAAGGAAACCGCGATGGGCGGCCTCGCCGTCAACGTCGTCGAATGCTGA
- a CDS encoding DNA/RNA non-specific endonuclease, giving the protein MSGGYDRDFLRARLELPSPSATTILLDYIHFSVRFRAARKLAAIVGVNISGAELNPLAREGTWHFDDRIPKEQQAGPDVYKNNAFDRGHLVRRLDPVWGDAATAKKANQDTFAFTNAAPQVDDFNQGKELWVGLEDHVLEHADAHDAKLSVFTGPVFRDDDQPYRGVQIPRKFWKIAAWTNDAKLAAVGFVLDQSPLLGKVDLKRAIETRLLEGEPPPLGPFRTFQVPIGEIADLTGLSLSRLSTADRLVSGQRELGKQPKAIQLESMDQIRL; this is encoded by the coding sequence ATGAGCGGGGGATACGACAGGGATTTTTTGCGGGCACGCCTTGAGCTGCCCAGTCCGTCGGCGACGACGATTCTGTTGGACTACATCCACTTTTCTGTGCGTTTCCGGGCTGCCCGGAAGCTTGCGGCGATCGTGGGTGTCAACATCAGCGGTGCGGAGCTGAACCCTTTGGCCCGCGAGGGAACCTGGCACTTCGACGACAGGATCCCCAAGGAGCAACAGGCAGGCCCGGACGTCTACAAGAACAACGCGTTCGACCGTGGACACCTGGTCCGGCGCCTTGATCCTGTCTGGGGCGATGCTGCTACGGCCAAGAAAGCCAACCAGGATACGTTTGCCTTCACCAACGCTGCGCCGCAAGTGGATGACTTCAACCAGGGCAAGGAGCTGTGGGTGGGGCTCGAAGACCATGTGCTTGAACATGCCGACGCCCACGACGCCAAACTCAGTGTCTTCACAGGACCGGTCTTCCGTGATGATGATCAGCCGTACCGTGGTGTCCAGATCCCGCGGAAGTTCTGGAAGATCGCGGCATGGACCAACGATGCCAAGCTGGCCGCCGTCGGGTTCGTCCTGGACCAGTCGCCGCTGCTGGGCAAGGTTGACCTGAAGAGAGCCATCGAGACGCGGCTCCTGGAAGGCGAACCGCCCCCGCTGGGTCCGTTCCGGACCTTCCAGGTCCCCATCGGGGAGATCGCGGACCTGACAGGACTAAGCCTGAGCCGGCTGTCCACTGCGGACCGCCTTGTCAGCGGCCAGCGTGAACTCGGAAAGCAACCGAAGGCAATCCAGCTGGAGAGCATGGACCAGATCCGTTTGTAA
- a CDS encoding peptidoglycan bridge formation glycyltransferase FemA/FemB family protein: MDTATLREFTARFATAEEIDNWDKHVTANPNGGNMLQSDAYAAVKDGNGWLVRRLVVESAGYASYNLLLEKKFPVMGRLWYLIKGPDAAAVEDMTPMLTAIAALAKEQKMNVFAIKIEPDVVDSPEAVTHLKAAGLVKAPNIQSNDSTAILDISAPANEVLRNISSRARNAVRRAEREGCEVVQAEPGEDSYRKLYGLMQNTMNAKGAMPLRNYEYYATFWEEFSSRGQGHFFFVHEDGAPSVGAFVINYGSKATYKDGGSTQNRKQYGDSHLAQWAAIRRMQELGCVEYDFCGTPPAAKIKDKSHPLYGLGSFKTSFTKTVTDFVGCYDLVLGPVRYKLWLKGAERIFRRLETMRTGGQFY; this comes from the coding sequence TTGGACACGGCCACCTTGCGAGAATTCACCGCCCGCTTTGCCACCGCCGAGGAAATCGACAACTGGGACAAGCACGTCACGGCCAATCCGAATGGCGGCAACATGCTGCAATCGGACGCCTACGCGGCAGTCAAGGACGGCAACGGCTGGCTGGTCCGCCGCCTTGTGGTGGAGAGCGCCGGCTACGCCAGCTACAACCTGCTCCTGGAGAAGAAGTTCCCGGTCATGGGCCGGCTCTGGTACCTGATCAAAGGCCCGGACGCTGCTGCCGTAGAGGACATGACCCCCATGCTCACGGCCATCGCCGCCCTGGCCAAGGAACAGAAGATGAACGTCTTCGCCATCAAGATAGAGCCCGACGTCGTGGACTCACCCGAGGCGGTGACGCACCTGAAGGCCGCTGGCTTGGTTAAAGCACCGAACATCCAATCCAACGACTCAACGGCGATACTCGATATCTCGGCACCGGCCAATGAAGTGCTCCGCAACATTTCCTCGCGTGCCCGGAACGCAGTCCGCAGGGCGGAGCGTGAAGGCTGCGAGGTAGTCCAGGCGGAGCCCGGCGAAGACAGTTACCGCAAGCTTTACGGCCTCATGCAGAACACCATGAACGCCAAGGGGGCCATGCCGCTCCGGAATTATGAGTACTACGCCACGTTCTGGGAAGAGTTCAGCAGCCGAGGCCAAGGGCACTTCTTCTTCGTTCACGAGGACGGGGCGCCGAGCGTTGGCGCTTTCGTCATCAACTACGGTTCCAAGGCGACGTACAAGGACGGCGGTTCCACCCAGAACCGCAAGCAGTACGGTGACTCACACTTGGCGCAGTGGGCTGCGATCCGGCGCATGCAGGAGCTTGGCTGCGTGGAATACGATTTCTGCGGCACACCCCCTGCGGCCAAGATCAAGGACAAGTCGCACCCGCTCTATGGCCTGGGATCCTTCAAGACCAGCTTCACCAAGACCGTCACGGATTTCGTGGGCTGTTACGACCTTGTGCTGGGACCAGTCCGCTACAAGCTGTGGCTAAAGGGAGCGGAACGTATCTTCCGTCGACTCGAAACCATGCGCACCGGCGGCCAGTTCTACTGA
- a CDS encoding peptidoglycan bridge formation glycyltransferase FemA/FemB family protein, with the protein MEFVILSDADFETFAKGHPQGSFIQSMDLTRFQRARGQEVELFGVRQAGSLIAAGKLVYTSNRFGYKVCDCAKGPLMDYSDPAMVSFVVEQLKKHAASKKAAELRISPNIRYIARDEEGAEHPEVEDNRPLLKEFEGLGFKHQGFDMNFANINWMFIKQLDGIADSEELIMGMNYRTRKAIRKAEKNGVYLEQATLETLDEFYNALSTAGDEKGFTYREREYYEQLLRNTSDEFTKLMMAKINIPEYRASITERLDAESKTLADLKREVEETGSKKKANRIKVVQDLVDSYERSLKDIERFPDSVGVATVAAIHFACSGDELVCVIGGTVQDYIYFNGATSLYWGMMLHALNNGYSRYNFYGTFGIQGQDETGHGGYEFKKGFGGEVVQLVGDFVAPVNPLIFNAYRVVRKLAGAAQTVLGRLPLEKLPVVRNLRGNR; encoded by the coding sequence ATGGAATTCGTGATTCTCAGTGACGCTGATTTCGAGACGTTTGCCAAGGGACACCCCCAGGGCAGCTTCATCCAGTCCATGGACCTGACACGCTTCCAGCGCGCCCGTGGGCAGGAAGTCGAGCTCTTTGGCGTGAGGCAGGCCGGGAGCCTGATCGCCGCTGGCAAGCTCGTCTACACAAGCAACCGCTTCGGCTACAAGGTGTGCGACTGCGCCAAGGGACCACTGATGGACTACAGCGACCCCGCGATGGTGAGCTTCGTCGTCGAGCAGCTGAAGAAGCACGCGGCTTCGAAGAAGGCCGCGGAACTGCGGATCTCACCCAACATCCGGTACATCGCACGGGACGAAGAAGGCGCCGAGCACCCGGAGGTAGAGGACAACCGCCCACTGCTGAAGGAGTTCGAAGGCCTGGGCTTCAAGCACCAGGGCTTCGACATGAACTTCGCCAACATCAACTGGATGTTCATCAAGCAGCTCGACGGGATCGCAGATTCCGAAGAGCTGATCATGGGCATGAACTACCGCACCCGCAAGGCCATCCGGAAAGCCGAAAAGAACGGCGTTTACCTGGAGCAAGCCACGCTGGAGACCTTGGATGAGTTCTACAACGCGCTGAGCACCGCCGGCGACGAGAAGGGCTTCACGTACCGCGAACGCGAGTACTACGAGCAACTGCTCCGCAACACCTCCGATGAGTTCACCAAGCTCATGATGGCCAAAATCAACATCCCCGAGTACCGCGCGTCCATCACCGAACGCCTGGATGCCGAATCCAAGACCCTGGCAGACCTCAAGCGCGAGGTTGAGGAAACAGGCAGCAAGAAAAAGGCCAACCGCATCAAGGTTGTCCAGGACCTCGTGGACAGCTACGAGCGAAGCCTCAAGGACATCGAACGGTTCCCGGACTCCGTAGGCGTCGCCACCGTCGCAGCCATCCACTTCGCTTGCTCAGGTGACGAACTGGTGTGCGTCATCGGCGGCACAGTTCAGGATTACATTTACTTCAACGGTGCCACCTCCCTCTACTGGGGCATGATGCTGCACGCGCTCAACAACGGCTACTCGCGCTACAACTTCTACGGCACGTTCGGCATCCAGGGCCAGGATGAGACCGGCCACGGCGGCTACGAATTCAAGAAGGGCTTCGGTGGCGAAGTAGTCCAACTGGTGGGAGACTTCGTGGCCCCGGTGAACCCGCTCATCTTCAACGCCTATCGGGTGGTCAGGAAGCTCGCAGGAGCCGCCCAGACAGTGCTGGGACGATTGCCCCTTGAGAAATTGCCAGTAGTACGAAACCTGCGGGGGAACCGCTAA